CGGGCAGTTGCAGCGCGACGTAGTGGCCATGGCGGACGCGATGGTTCGGCGCAAAgaggcagtggcgcaggcgcgcggcgAGACTTCGCTGAGCTGGCTGCAGCCAAGCAGgccggcgcacgtgcgtaGCGTGTTCGCGCAAGGCGAACGGACACCGAGCTGCGACTACATGAAGGACACAGGCTTCTACACGACGTCCGTGTTGTGCGGCCCGGGGTACACGTATgctgtgtcgctgctggcgagcTGGTCACTGAACCAGCTGGTCACACCGATGTCCGTGTCTCAGCGGTATAAGGATGAACTGATGTACGTGCTgaagcacagcggcagccgcagcattGTGGGCAACACAAATCTGCTGAAGGAGAAGTTACCTGCCGAGTACGAGGAGCTGTACGTTCGCGCTGAGGTGGACATCGATAAAATCCCGCAGAGTGCGTCGAGGGAACCAAAGCTGCCCGAGAACTCCAGCGTCACCTCCAACACGTTCCTCGTCGACACCGTCTACGACGCCACTCTTCTCGTTCGCGACATCACTGCAAAGCGTGATACTAAGGAGACCGCCATGCTGGAGACGGAGTGGCTACCGCCCGCGAAGAGCGCCTGTGCACCGATGCAGAGCGCTCAGGATCTCGTGAAGCGTCTCGACGACGAAAAGGCCGCCGCCAAGGCTCGCGAGTTGGATCGGCACGCAGAGATTGTGCAGCAGGAACATCTCCTCCGGAACCGTGCGCCCACGGAAGCCACGGGAGGTGCTGTTCCTGCCGGGAGCGACGTGGACGGTGATGGCCTCTTCTGCTTCGACTCCGGGCACCTTGATGGACTGAATCCCGTTTACCAGCGCTGGCACGCTATGCCGTGGGCACGCCCCACCAAGTATGACGACTGCCTCATGCTCTACACCTCCGGCACGACGGCAAAGCCGAAGGGCGTCGTGCACACCCACGCCAGCGTGACCAACATGGTGAAAGTGCTGCAGGATGCGTGGCAGTGGAGAGATACGGACAGCATTCTTCACGTCTTGCCGTGGCACCATGTACACGGCCTTGTAAACATTCTTCTGTGCGCCATCGCGTCGAATGCTCGTTGCGTAGTGACCACCTtcgacgacgctgcgcggGTGGCCCATCGGCTCGAGCAGGGCGACATCACGCTCTTTATGGCGGTGCCCACCGTCTATGCGAAGCTCAGTGATGCCGTGCAGCGCAAGTTCAGCCCCGTTGAGAAGACCGGATTCCGAAAGGCTTGCATGGAATCTGTGCGCCTCATGGTCTGTGGCAGCGCACCCCTGCCGGTGCCCACGCTCAACCAGTTCTGCGAGCTCTCGGGTCACACGCTGCTAGAGCGCTACGGCATGACAGAGATCGGCATGGCCCTCAGCCAGCCGCTCCACCCCATCTCCGACCGGCACCCCGGAACGGTAGGCTCGCCGTTGCCGACAGTGAAGACGTATGTGCACCAGccggagacggcggaggcgatggagcAGGCGTCGGCAAAGGAGGCGGAGTACGACGAGGTGGGTGGGCTGAGTATCGCGTCGGAGTCGCTGTTCGACCGCTACTGGAACAatgcgacggcgacgaagaAGGAGGTGCGGACGAATGCGGCAGGGATGCGGTTCTTCGACACGGGCGACACCGTTggcgtgcggctgcgcgcgagAAAGCCTGCTGTGTATACAATTCTGGGGCGGTCGACCGTGGACATCATCAAGTCGCGCGGGTACAAGCTCTCTGCGCTGGAGATCGAGGCGACGCTGCTTGCGCGCAACGACCTGTTTTACGAGATGGCTGTTGTTGGCGCCGCGGACGCTGTGCAGGGTGAGAGCGTTGTGGCGGTTGTTGCGATGCAGCcggaggcggcgagggcgcgcGGCATCGCGTTTGGCAAGGGcgccgcgtggtgcgagTCTGCAGCGGTGACGGAAGAGCTGAAAAAGGTTGCCCTGCAGCTACTGGCGCCGTACAAGTGCCCGTCTCGGTACATTGTCGTGCCGGAGATCCCGCGCAACGCAACGGGCAAGGTGAACAAGAAAGAGTTGAAGAAGGTGCTGAGTCTTCCGTGAGGTGCTGTGTGCGCCGCATGTGGCGAGTGGGAACTTCGGGGCGCAAGGGATGGACCGTGCGATGTGCACAAGAGGAGCCTTCCTCTCgttctgcgtgcgtgtgcgaggtCTCGTTGTGCTGTGAggttggcggcgctgcgatGGTGCGCGCGGGCTCGTGCCCCTTTTGTGGTGGTCACCagaggaaaaggaggcggAGTGCTCACTGGGCGGATGCCTTCATCACAGGCACAGTCGCACCTTGTGCACTGATTCTTTCAATTGTATTCTTTACCTGTTCCCAgctccacccaccctcctctcGCGCTTGCTGGCGAAAACCATGGAGTACTAAGGGACCGTTGTCTATCGCCATCAGTGTATGACGAGGTACAGGGGACGCCACCCGGCAGAGGGCACGAGTATCTACGTCTGAGCAGAAGGCGAGGAGAATGTATctacacgcacatgcacacggcaccgccttttctttctccttCTTGAGTATCAACACTCGAACGTTTTCTTGCTGTGTGCTCCTGCGGGTGCGCGCTCGATACTCATCggaaggaaaggggagaggagggaggagtggggggggggacggcaATGAAAAGACAGAGCGGCGTTTGGCGCCACGACGTTGGGGTAATGTCTGTCCGCGTGCGCGAAGCCCCTCCTGGAAGCGGGCTTGTCTGACGGACTTGCGCTCTTGCGACTGGTTCGTGCGCGGAATCACTGCCTGCAGCAGCCATCATCGCTCTGGATGAATTTGTGTCTCGCACCTTGTCGACCTTGAGCCGCCATCTCGCCGTGTCCCGCTTCACGCACCAACACATGTGCGCACACTCCACTGTGGGATGCACGTGTCCAAGAGCGGCTGAGCGGCGCACATACGCACAACGGGCGTGGTGgctggatgcgctgcagccgctgcggcggggtGTCGCTCCAGGCACGGCTGGTTGCCCGATGACCGTTGTGACCTGAGGGAAGTTCCACACCGTAGATGACCGAATGCAGCGAGTGCACCGATGCCAACAACCGTGTTTGCACGACATCACCTCCCAGCTGACGATTGTGCACCATATCCTACCAGGCCTGGAGTCCGTGAAGTCCTTTGGTGCACCACTAGGGCATGTGCTGGAGACAGAGGGCGGTGCGTTTCGGGAGATGGCCGCTCTGCGGTACACAGACTTGTGCGCTGGAGAAGCGAGACGGCCACTGCCAAGGCTCTACGGATATGTGTGCGCATGGATGTcgttctctttctctgtcaACTTGGTGTGCCTCCTACGTGGCACTAGTGCGGTGGCCACGCCCTTGTCCGCGTAGctgacccccctccccccccacacacacaacacctTTGTGTATGTCGTGTTTCTCTTCTCGTCTGCATCCAGGCCCCGGCAAGTCGAGagtctccccccccctccccaacctTCCTCGACAAGATAAAGTGTCGATGTCGAGCAGTGCGCGCATGGTGTGCAGCACAGAAAATTAGGCTGCTCATCTGTGTGCCTTTGCGTCTGTGCGTAGGCCATTCCATGTGCAGCGCAAGGCATCACAATCCCTGGTTGGCAGGTGGGCATTTCCAGCGGCATCGCTCGTGTCTTTCATGGAGTGCCCCTCAATCCTTGAGAAGTGCGGGATGTGTTCGCGCCCTTCGCCGCGCCCCTCTCTGTGTCTTCTCTACCTGTCTCCACGCTTACAATCAAGTCCCTGACCTTCTCTTCGTCCTTGCTTTGTGCGTTGTCGGGGTATCCGCTCGTCCCCAACCGCAGTCTCGCCCGTTGTCGTAGACGTGTTCCCCGGTTCTTCCCGCCGTTGTCTGTGACGCACCACATTATcgatcacacacacatccgaCCCAACCGGCTGTTTGTCGCGCCTGACGGACTCACTTGTAGGTAATCGCGtacacgctgcagctcaccGCCCATCGGTGCTGTCGCCCTCGTCGACAGCCATTTgcgctctcccctcccctacccaAGCGACTATTTCGGATGTCTGTATTCGGCGCAAGGATGTTCGGCGCTGGCTGCATGCTGGCGGTGGCTGGCGCGGCCGTTGCCTACGGCGTCGATCCAGCGAGCGTGGATGCCTGCATAGCAGTCATGTACCCGCAGAGTGCCGGTTTCTTCGGCTCCAtgggtgcggcggccgccctcGTCTTTGCCAACCTGGGCTCTGCCTACGGCGCGGCCAAGTctggcgtcggcgtcgcctaCCTCGGCCTCGCCGCCCCTGAGAAGATTATGCGCGGCATCGTACCAGTTGTCATGGCTGGTATCCTGGGTATATACGGCCTTATCATTGCCGTCATCATCAACAATAACATCCACACGGAGGACAACAGCTATTCCTCCTACGCGGGCTTTctccacctcggcgccgGTCTTGCGGCTGGGCTCGCGGCCCTCGGCGCCGGTCTCTccatcggcgtcgtcggGGACACCGCAGCTCGTGCGTATGGTAAGCAGGACCAAATCTTTGTGGCGATGGTGCTCATGCTGATCTTCTCCGAGGCGCTGGGCCTCTACGGGCTTATCATTGCGCTCCTGATGAACAACCAGGCAAACCGCTACACCGATCTGTGCAGCACTTCGTAAAGCGCGAAACGTACGCACGCAAAACGAAAACATGGCAGCGCGTTGTGGCACACGTGGCAGGATGAGGCCGAAGAGTCGTCATCACCAGGGATGCGCAGAGCTGGGTGCCGGGTGGTCTGCGCGGTAGCCTGGTAGCGAAGGGTTGCACGGTGGTGAGAAAACGCCTGTGTTTTCTGCTGCCCCTCCCATATGCTTCTGGCGCACAAGGCATCTGCGCCTCTCTATCTCGCTTAGTGTCCTCGTGCTTGCTCGCCcggggtgcgtgtgcgtcgtcgCGCATCTGCGCTGTCGACCGAGCTAGCCGGCGGGGGACAGGCCGTCGGTGCTCTGAGATGCGGTCATGCTGTTCCTACTACAACTGTTATGCTGCCGCTCCCCATTCCGCCGCCACCTAcactccccttctccttgcCGACGCGCGttttgcgtgtgcgcggtgtgGCCGGCATTTGGCGTTCTCGTTGGTTTCTTCGCTCTCTTAGCGTAAatctgttgctgttgcttcTCTGGCCAGTGTGCGGGCCAGTCCTTTGTCCtcatctgtgtgtgtgtgtgtgtgtgtgtgtgtgtgggcatgTCTTCGCTCACACACGTGTTTGCGGTGGAGGTAAGGGGGAGGCGCGCGGAGGATTACATTGAGTCATTTGCGCCAGAcgctggtggtggagggATTTCcgtgtgcctctgtgtgttttgtttttgtgtTTGATTCGTCTTCGGTTGTCACTGCGTTGCTTGGTGATGTGGACGGTGATAATGATAGAAGCATTCCCGTGactacgtgtgtgtgtgtgcgccgttGCTTTGTGCCACCCTGTCAGGCGGTGAAgtacaccaccaccacaccctcCACTCTCTGACGAAAACAGAAGACAAGCAGAAACCAAACCGAAAGAAATAATAAGCTGATGCTCAGCGGGTAGTGTGTGATCCACCACTCACATGGCACGCCTCAATGACAAGCTCTGCTGCCAGAGGCCGATAACGCAGAGCACGCTGCAGCTTCTGGCCGATGTCTTCTATGAAAACGGTGCCCAGCACCTGGAACTGCGCGGGGCAGGCTCTGCTGGCTTCAAGCGCTGCACGGTTGCTCTACCTCAAGTGCCGTTCCGTTTCTTGGAGTAAAGGTGCAGGTTGAAGAACTCGCAGGACTGGGGCCATCCGCGGCTCTTTCACGCATGCGCCCTGTTTGGGATTCGggaagacacacgcacacatgcgacGCGACGGCcacttcctctctctcctctctctgtgcttgGATGTGCGCGGCCGGCTACAATCGATGCGCCGGCCTCCATCTGCGTCGCCGAGATGCGTGAACGCACCGCATCTGTATCTCCTCGCATCCGTAACGTCAAACATAGTcgcgcgtgcgagtgcgcacGCGTATTCTTTTTCTTCGCAGGGGGGACAAGATGGGCATATAGCCAGCAACAATCCCAACTCCTTCCACTGCCGCGAGGTCCTTCTGTTTCGGCGCAGTCCTTTCTTGGACCTTTGTCGCGTTCGCCTATCTCactccgcgcctctctcctgctCCGTCATTGGGgtcacccctccccctcccctccttcgaCGATATCCGCGTCGTACTTGTTCCTTGCGTGTTGTGTTGGTTGACAACTGCGCCCATCGCGCTCTATCTACGCCATCGGACACACCGCATGCGCACCCGCTCCCGTTTCATTCTTCTTTTGTGTTCTTTCATAGATTTTTTTCCCCCGTATTCTCGTCACTTGTATTGGTACGTAGGACAAGCTCTCCTGTCTTGCCTCACTTATGGGCGCCGTCCTGAGAGGCGCCGTCAGACACCTCACAGCAGATCGTCACTGGGGCGCGGAGGACCTCGCCCCGCCTCCTTTTCTGGTGCCGTTTTCTGGTGCCTCTACTGAGGATGAGCACTCGACTCGACTTTATGCCTGCGGGTGCCTCCGTGCTCTGAGTGCAGACGGGTGGGCCAAGGGTAAGCCGATACGGTGGCGCGTTCCGGAAAGCGTGAACCTTTCTGGCATCGCTggcagtggaggaggcgtTGCTGACGACAGGCAAACCGAAGGTGACGCTGCGGCTGACGTGCTGGTGAAGCTTGTTTCGGTGCTGTCCTCGCATCAGCTGGCCGTCTTTTCTCTTGAAGGTCATAGCGAGGTGA
Above is a window of Leishmania mexicana MHOM/GT/2001/U1103 complete genome, chromosome 28 DNA encoding:
- a CDS encoding putative long-chain-fatty-acid-CoA ligase, producing MFRVFTSPILAKVPYATLFEYNHVLKKVFEAQPSKVALRHEVPGMPEVQFTYGQLQRDVVAMADAMVRRKEAVAQARGETSLSWLQPSRPAHVRSVFAQGERTPSCDYMKDTGFYTTSVLCGPGYTYAVSLLASWSLNQLVTPMSVSQRYKDELMYVLKHSGSRSIVGNTNLLKEKLPAEYEELYVRAEVDIDKIPQSASREPKLPENSSVTSNTFLVDTVYDATLLVRDITAKRDTKETAMLETEWLPPAKSACAPMQSAQDLVKRLDDEKAAAKARELDRHAEIVQQEHLLRNRAPTEATGGAVPAGSDVDGDGLFCFDSGHLDGLNPVYQRWHAMPWARPTKYDDCLMLYTSGTTAKPKGVVHTHASVTNMVKVLQDAWQWRDTDSILHVLPWHHVHGLVNILLCAIASNARCVVTTFDDAARVAHRLEQGDITLFMAVPTVYAKLSDAVQRKFSPVEKTGFRKACMESVRLMVCGSAPLPVPTLNQFCELSGHTLLERYGMTEIGMALSQPLHPISDRHPGTVGSPLPTVKTYVHQPETAEAMEQASAKEAEYDEVGGLSIASESLFDRYWNNATATKKEVRTNAAGMRFFDTGDTVGVRLRARKPAVYTILGRSTVDIIKSRGYKLSALEIEATLLARNDLFYEMAVVGAADAVQGESVVAVVAMQPEAARARGIAFGKGAAWCESAAVTEELKKVALQLLAPYKCPSRYIVVPEIPRNATGKVNKKELKKVLSLP
- a CDS encoding putative vacuolar type h+ ATPase subunit, whose translation is MSVFGARMFGAGCMLAVAGAAVAYGVDPASVDACIAVMYPQSAGFFGSMGAAAALVFANLGSAYGAAKSGVGVAYLGLAAPEKIMRGIVPVVMAGILGIYGLIIAVIINNNIHTEDNSYSSYAGFLHLGAGLAAGLAALGAGLSIGVVGDTAARAYGKQDQIFVAMVLMLIFSEALGLYGLIIALLMNNQANRYTDLCSTS